In Triticum urartu cultivar G1812 chromosome 6, Tu2.1, whole genome shotgun sequence, the following proteins share a genomic window:
- the LOC125514398 gene encoding uncharacterized protein LOC125514398, which yields MASVVIETHDAAVVGGADVVFCVIILCMSVLSLVILAASSAVGSGDGEGEGKRRRRSGSRGNGPVFVGGRGCACGGCRAGAGVCGTYLS from the coding sequence ATGGCTAGCGTAGTCATCGAGACCCACGACGCCGCGGTGGTCGGCGGCGCGGACGTGGTGTTCTGCGTCATCATCCTGTGCATGTCGGTGCTGTCCCTGGTCATCTTGGCGGCCTCCTCTGCCGTCGGCAGCGGCGACGGGGAAGGGGAAGggaagcggcggcggcgctccGGCTCCCGCGGGAACGGGCCGGTGTTTGTGGGCGGCAGGGGCTGCGCCTGCGGCGGCTgccgcgccggcgccggcgtCTGCGGTACTTACCTCTCGTGA